The stretch of DNA CTTTTCGTAACTGTTCGACTCTGCCTGCCTTCACATCACTGTTGaaaacctttctttttttcctctctgtaATCCTTGTTATCCCTTTTCAGGTAGTGTCCTTGGGTGTGTGGGAGGTGCTATATAAGTTAaagttcattttttaaattattattattattattattattactgtattgGTATCGGCGACAATACTGGCACTTGCACACTATATCGgtatcggcaatagagagcacaATACCATAACGCTTACTGACACcatactttttttaattattattattatttatttttttgtttaacatAGAAAATGTTGGTTTGCAGACTTTTATAAAAACCAaacgtttaaacaaccagttAAGTCAGTCTTatatagttattaccattaaacagacatttaatgaaaCTTTCGTAatgaaacgttttttttttctaacacTAAAAGCTGAGTTTACGCAGGCACACACTGAAGTGTAGTATCGTTTTACATAGAGACCTGTACTTGttatgaaatgtgaattttaaacattaaataaaaagctgtttggtcaaACCTAagaagattatgcttccctacttgcttactgcattgtggcaatttgTATTTCTTCATAGCTCTGACactttttaaatgtgcagttactcaaccagtgcatgctgttctttttaaggATTATCAGGATTTATAAGCAtctattgagtatttaagtcagagttggtattggtatcggtactcgttatcagcagataattgaaaatctggtatctgtatcggaacggaaaaagtggtatcagtgcatctcattattattattattattatagatatattattatttgtcatgcaaaaacaccAAAGAAGTTCTTTCAAAATGTCAACAGGAGAAGAAAACGAcctaccttaaaaaaaaaaaggattgtattccaagtcattttgcagtatttccattggtccattcattatgaaattttaagggaatgtaaagaacaaccacCAGATTTACACTATGCCAAAAAGTGGAAAACGAATGAAATGGAGATGGAGCCGTGAGATCTGAACCAGACAGGGAATTGAAACAGATTTAGAAAAAGTTAAATGAGCTGTAGGGATGTTGAGTATTAAATTTCTGTTCATTTGAAAGATCTGTTTATAAATACTGAAGAGCCAAGGAACAGGTTTTTAATGTTCAGGAGAGCTCGGACACACCCTGGCAGTCTTTCATCATTCTTCTTATTGGTGCTTTTGTTATGTCTGCCTCTGTGACCAGGCTGTGTTTCGGTTTTGATACTGTGCTAATTTTGGCTCTGTTGCTGTTTCAGTCTGATCCTCTGGGCCTGAACGCAGCTCCTGCCTCCGGCGAGGGGGCCGGGGACGGCGGACTGGGCAACGGGCAGCGCAAGAGACGCCCTTCAGAGGAGGCCATCCAAGGGGGTCCTAACAGCTTTAAGAGGCCAAGAgtgagtttttctttttttttttcctcccttccCTCCCCTCAGAAGCAGATTACATCAGCATGTAAGTACATAGTATAAAGAtgccaccacccaaataacttaataataataaacctacAAACCTTAACACATATGtttatatgaaatattttatttgtttaataaaacTTCTGTTAAACAGTTTAAACATGCTTAATCGTACTATGTACTTACCTGTGATGTAttcccagagctgtagcgctcctaaaccacagtggacacctcacaCCCTAATCTGTAAACCTAATctagaactgaactgagcttctaaattaaATCACTGAACACAGTACCGATGCATAACATGCAGAACGTTTGCACtttgattatttgcacagctgtacagatgttaattctctgtaaatgtttatatcattaTAGTCTGTACCTAacagtttgtatatagatgtcagCTCAGGCTACATATGGATAAACGGTAGTTATAACTGTGCAAGTACAAatttctgattacagatttttttctgATTACTTTTAGTACTTCTGTAACTTattaattttgtatttattgtttagtgtgtttctctcttagtgtaatacttgtttgtttgttacatgtcatacttgtgttttACTTCCGCCAAGTGTAACACACTTGGCGAAATAAGAGATTCTAATCCTGATTCTGATGTTTTACAATAATAAATCACATAATTGAATAAATTACTTAGACGTtatcatggaaaatgagaagcACAAAATAAATTTTCAAATGCACATACAGTAttaacagaataataaacataatgaaaatataaaaaaacattattttggaAAAAAGTTATAGTAAAGtgataataaagtaataatattATACAATTAAAATGGTAATATAAATTTAGAAATTTATAGATTATTATTTATCAGTATGTGTTAATCATCAAACATGTTATTGTATTTGCTTTATCTAGGTTGAGATGCCTGTAACTCCAACCACCCCCACAATCCCGATATCGCCCAGCACACCTGGAGCAAAGCCCTGGAACTCCACCTCGGATGACAAACAAGGCCAACCCAGCACCCCTGCCCCAGCCCCGTATCGGCCATCTGTGTGAGTGCACCAAAGCTCTTGTCCTCCCCAGGGCTTTAGACAGGGCTTTTTCTGTATGTCATGCTGGAGTCGTATCCCTGACATGCCTTTATTTCAGGATCTACTGGGACCTGGATGTTCAGACCAATGCAGTGATCAAAGAGCGAACCCCCTACGACTACCTCCCTCCCCACCCCGAGATCGAGCTGCAACGAGCCCAGCTCACCACCAAACTCCGCCAGCATTACCACGAGCTGTGCTCTCAGCGTGAGGGTACGTACACACGTTTGAGCCCAGCTTCATTGAAGCCAGTCACAGGTTTTAGCTGGTTTCATCTTTAATAGATTTGGGTTAGAGACCTGAACTTGAAATGTAATGAGGTTATTTTGCGTTGTGTGTAGCTCTCTAGGTTACTGGCTTACTTCCACACTCCCAGATGTTTTTGGATCTACGTCACATATTGAGTAACtccttctgttttgtttttgggaGATTTATAGGACATGTATGTTGTACTCTGTAGCTCTGAATAGTAGCTAGAGCTGGgaaatatgacgatattttatcgtattgtgatacacaatatacttttctaagcatattgaggatttTGTTActtcttaataaacactgatcagctgcagatttcattacaaactgtaattagactggtttaattacatgaagagcagcagatgttaaatataaatcactgtattcagtactgGAGAGTATCTCCAGTTATTAAGAATCTGATGATACTGATGTATTtggtctgtgattacatgtgatTGACGATATTTTGTATTGTGATGAATGttataacatttatataatatttgaaatattataaATGTTTTGTTATCGTGGTACACAGTATGCTTATATAAGCGAATTGTGGATATcctcagtgcttaaagagcactgattatctgcaCAATTCATTACAAACAGTTTACTCAGTTTATGAATGGAGGGCAgcatatttagtatttagtaaaaatcacagtagtCAGTACAGGAAAGtattttgatttattattatttttagaaattatgttggtgcattttgtctacttgaagaaatattgtgataaatatggtatattgtaaaaaatattttaaatattgtgatcttaactttttccatatcgcccatcTCTAATCGTGATAAACATCATGTATCTTGAAAAACTACTTTAAATATTGTTACCAgttagtatttttaccatatcgtgcATACCATAATGGTAGCTCCTGTGTTTATGATCGCCATGATGTGAGAAACCCAATTGGCCAAGTTTCAAATGAATTTAGAAATGAGGAATTTGTAACTTTATTGGCAAtaagttgatttttttttagatgtattTAGATAATTTAGAATTTTATATTCCGTTAAATTATACACCAATCACCCATCATccttaaaactaaaaaaaatgatgatctggttccagtgacCTCGGCCAAGGAGTGGATTTATTagacagcgagtgaacagtcagtttttatGTTGGATAGTAGTGAATATGAGCAGGAGCCAAAATGTAACCCTGACTGGGTTAGAGCGTCTTCAGGACTTCAGGCAGGTCTAGTGGGGTGTGGTGGGTCAGTATGCAGTGGCCGCTACCTACTAAAAGGCCTCCAAAAATGGACAACAAAGAAACCAGCAACTGGATCATGGGTACccatagaggccccacctcaaaaCTTCAAGGACTTGCTAacaccttggtgccagataggcttcctactagattgtggggcattgctgtgaggatttaattgcattcagtgacgagcattagtgaggtcaggaaatATGTACATATTATTAATGGCGTATATTAAAAATGATCTGTCTGACAGCTGTGCACATTCACACGAGAATGTCACACTACAACCACATACAAAGAAAGAATAACCATGTGCTGCGTATAACTCACCTAAGGTGTGAAGGTGACAATGGGTAGAGGAGAGAGGCAATTACCAAGCCTGTAATAGAGATCTGAACAAGCAGCCATCATTTCcccacttttcacttttgtgcTCCCGCCTTATCTGCTCCCGAGAGCGTCCCTCATTACAGATACCTCCCCTTATGCCCTCTCCTATGAATAAAACATCACGGAGAATCGCTGCTGTCACAAAGGATGAGTTTGTTTATGACGGGAGTGATTTTGGCTGTGGTGTTTTCACCGGAGGTGTGATGTCGAGGCGTGGATGAAAGGGCAAGATAAAAGCAGGCTGTTTTCCATGGAGAGGCCTGTGCATTTTTATCGAGGGCAGTGGAGAAGGCCTAACCACAAGGCGTAGTCATGCTTTCTGCATATTATATTCATGTTGTTCCTGCAATGCATAATAGGCTTTCCGTCTCAATGCACAAATCATTTGGCTTAAGATTGTTCTGCAATTAAAATGGATTTAGCAGATTATAGGAAGTAGACAGAGACTGCTTTTActtatgcagctttttaattgAAGCTCTTACAACTCAGACTTCAGCTAAAGCTTTTTGTACTCTACAGACTATGCTGCATTAGGCTTTAATAAACACGTGTTgagttgttgttattgttgttgttgttgttgttgttgtttaacaGCCATTagcattactattattattgctattactattactactgttatgCCTGGGAGTGCTGATATAATCATTGATCTGCCTCACAGTGGACTTATGCAGTATTAAGGTGGCTTTACACCGCTTATTGGTCGCAGTGTACGTGATTTAATGCAAGAATGTAAGAACTTGGAGCAGATGCCCCAGATATCTACATCAGGATAGgtcaaattaattaaataaaatggacTTGGCAATATTCTTTAACCACAAAGCAAAGCTAAAGAGCTAaaatcagttttatttaaatcaTGTCTAtggtatttttgtttttattgataAACACACCGATCAgcaataacattagcaccatttTCCTAATATTGAATAGGTCCTCCTTGTGCCGACACAACAGCTCTGACTAATTACGCTGCATTACGCTTTGAAATACATGGATTGAGttgtttttattactattattattttaattaatagaCATAATCATTAATGCTGTTACTATCGTTAttgctattactactgttagGCATATTAATGATTGTCAGCACGCCCAAGCATAACAATGGACTTATGCAGTGTGTTAAGGAGGCTTTACACCATTTATTAGTCATTTATATGTGATTCAGACCAGATAAGGATGGGTTCCTCCTTTTGAGTCATAGAGGCTGTTTTGGctttttagctgtttttatatgttttgtttttttacataacaATATTAACAAGTAAATCcgaattcattcattaaattCAATTTGAGTGAATAAGGAGCATGTGTTGCCTACATGCAGTGTAAAAGTCTAGCGGGCCACAATACATGCAGCCCAATGTCTACTGGGCCAGACAGGCTTATTACTACTTTGGGGACTCTTAGTTAGATTATGAAAATACATACTTCCATGTTTTGGCTACAACAACTGTCTGACGGACTTAAGAGTTTTCTCTcccttaaaagaaaaaggttTTACTGTTTGGAGAAAAGCCCTCTTTTTTTAACTAAGATATTGATTTGCATCTTGTAGGCATAGAGCCACCACGGGAGTCTTTCAATCGCTGGCTGCTGGAGAGGAAAGTGGTGGATAAAGGAGTGGACCCTTTGCTTCCCAGCGAGTGTGACCCTGCCGTCTCCCCTTCCATGTTCAGAGAGGTCATGAATGACATCCCCATCAGGTCAGAAACTCTTCCAAATTAGCCGCCTTTCTTCAACACATGTGAACATCTCAGTTCTTTGAGAACAAACTTCTGCTTCTTTCCTGGGATTTTAGGCTCTCCCGCATTAAGTACAAGGAGGAGGCCAGAAAGCTTTTATTTAAGTATGCAGAGGCAGCCAAGAAAATGATTGAATCAAGGTAATCATCACTGATGTGTTTAATTAAATGGGTTCATTATTATGTACGTTAAAATTTTATGTAACCTCAGCATTTGTTTGTCTACAGAAATGCCACACCTGACAGTAGAAAGGTTGTGAAGTGGAATGTAGAAGACACAATGAACTGGCTGAGGAGAGACCACTCTGCCAGTAAAGAAGACTACATGGTATtttatttcttatattttttGCACGTCTTAAAGTACATGCACATCCTCCTCATGGTTTGGTCATTGCACCCCGAGTTCTGATTCTACTGGGACTTTTTCAGGATCGCCTGGAACACTTGCGGAAGCAGTGTGGTCCTCACGTGACTGCTGTAGCTAAAGACTCTGTGGAGGGGATCTGCTCAAAGATCTACCACATCTCTGCTGAATATGTGCGCCGGATCCGCCAGGCCCACCTCAACCTTCTAAAAGAGTGCAACATCGCTGGTAAGATCAAGATGTAATAAACGTTTGCTTACAGCGGCAAGTATGGTCTcacactaaataaatacatgaattaataaataattataatagatAATTACAATATATTGGTTAATTTAGTAATTGGCTGAGCAGGCTTGCTATTAGAGGTCATAGTAATTATTTGTAGGtcttattatgttattattgagATGTTTAGGATAGAACTGTACCTTTTGTAATCGATGAGCTGTCACCTGCACTGATTCGTAGGTCTGACCACAACTTGAATACTTACAGCATTGTGCTTTGACTTAAACAAAGCGTTTTAATGTTTACAGATCTACTGCTCTACAGATTTACTGCCATGTCCTCTTGGTTGTTAGTCACCTACATTTTGAACAGTTGTTTGGGATACCTGGTATCATGTCACCTGCATAATAAATATGCTGTGAGCCCTTTCTACCTTAACTACAATGCATTTGTAAAGTCTTCAGACCCTTTTACTTTTCTCACATTTTATGTTGAGGCCTTGTTCTTGTCATTGTTGTAGTGGATGGGGTCGAGAACACAGAGGTGCAGGACCGGTTGGTGTATTGCTATCCTGTACGGCTGTCTATCGCTTCCCCGCCTCAGCCACGCGTCGAGCTACACTTTGAGAATGACGTCGCCTGTCTGCGCTATAAAGGAGAAATGGTGAAAGTCAGCCGTGGCCACTTCAATAAACTGGTATGGTTCTTTCATACAGTTATTAATAAAAGCAAAGCTAGGTGATGATGTATATAAGTTTACTGTGCTCTGAGTATATACTTTGCAAGCATATGTCACCAacaaagcccccccccctccaacagGAGCTCCTGTACCGGTACAGCTGTATTGATGATCCGAGATTCGAGAAGTTCCTGTCACGCGTGTGGTGCCTTATAAAGAGATACCAGGTAGGTGCATTTGTAAACTTGTATGAACTTGTGTGAGTTTTTACTCACAAACTTCCCTTGTTGTCAAGATCTCGTCTCAATTTGACACTTTTGACCTGACTGACTGTGTATATTGTAGGTGATGTTTGGATCTGGTGTAAATGAGGGGACCGGCCTACAGGGGGCACTGCCTGTACCAGTGTTTGAAGCCCTTAACAAACAGTTTGGGGTCAGTTTTGAGTGCTTCGCCTCACCGCTCAACTGCTACTTCAAGCAGTTCTGCTCTGCCTTCCCTGACATTGATGGTTTCTTTGGCTCTCGAGGGTATGTGTGTGGTTCTCTGCATTCAGTACCATCAGTCATCCGTGGTTTTTTTGATATCAATTACTGTGCTTTAATGTAAATTACATTTCTGCCTTGCGGTTGTTCCCTCAGGCCGTTTCTGAGCTTCACTCCTGTCAGCGGCTCATTCGAAGCCAACCCTCCCTTCTGCGAGGAGTTCATGGATGCCATGGTCACACACTTTGAAGTAAAatttattttagatatttttttatattatacatctatgaaaaaaataattagactACTCTATGTGCATCtctatgtgtatggcagccgttttattccaggcatttcaccAAACAgtgctgagttacctgaatttgcataaAGTcatccaacagcaatgtgaaagactagtggagagcctgccaagacataaaagctgtgattggcagtcaaggttattttatcatagtgatttctgaatgctctcaaagttcaaatattagtaaggtgtttaaatctgaataataacttctttacattataattattataatcatttctttacattatttgagcagctgtttttgagcagttgtcatttctgcaaagaAATGCTCAAAATAGTAAACTTTTTATTATGAATTTAtgagaaaacacattttaatttccctaaaacacactgcctataaatagtaaaaccagagaaactgatcatgtgtgtgtgtgtgtgtgtgtgtgtgtgtgtgtgtatacggtGTAGATATATTAAATTCTATCACCATCTCAcatgatttaacatcattaagcccCCATTTATCAaaccagatgttggatgataactctaaataataccatgatgtttaataaacacagtgatgtaaaatctCTACGTTTTGTAGGAATGTTAATTACTGCCCAGTtaatcttgtttttttgtttgtttgtttgttttgttagtttattttcttttcattataatatttataagtGTTAAACTTTGCAcagtgctgagtgtgtgtttatatgtgatACATTCTATTGCTGTTTTAATAAGAAGTAATTAAATGATGTTCATATCTCTTTCGTCTAGGACCTTCTAGAAAACTCCAGTGAGCCGCTGTCTTTCATCATCTTCGTTCCAGAATGGCGTGACCCCCCAACCCCAGCCCTCACGCGGATGGAGTCCAGTCGGTTCCGCCGGCACCAAATGACTGTGCCTGCATTCGAGCATGAGTACCGCAGTGGCTCTCAGCATATCTGCAAGAGGTCAGACTCCCTGTTGTGTGTTGTATAGTTCCTTACTCATATGTCAGACCTCTGTGTTTTCCTACTGCTCGGCTGTCATTTAGCCAGTTTCCAGACCGAGTCCAAATGTGGATAATATGCGATTCGTAGTGGTGAATCACTGTTGGCCAAGACTAGCTTTAATCAACCAATTAACCCCTGTAAATTGCCCTGGGAGGTCAGATCATTGTTTGAATTGTCCCTTAAGTTACCCAGGCTATTATAAATTgtgttatttaaatattattgctTGTTGAACTTCCCATAAATAAGAGaatttaatatgttaatatggATGTGATGTCATTAGGAGGACAGTTGCCTCCATTCTGCCACTAGAGCATTAATAAGGTTGGACACTGCTTTTAGGTGATGAGGTTTGGCTCAAGGTTACAGTTTCTCCTGTTGGgtggggttgaggttaaggctaTGTGCAGGCGGTCAAGTTGAGATTTTTTAAATCGAGTCGAGAAATGAAGCTGAGATTTTCTtaatttatgcaaatgtttgggttGAAGCAAGACTTCAAATGATTGTGTCCAACAGTTCCTATGACCGGTCATAGTCCATAGGGGTTGTATGAGGCCCCTAGCCTCTGCTCTGACATTTTTGTTCCTAAGTAGAAACTTGAACCATACAAACTCTGTGGTTTATTTTATAAACCGAATGCTCAGTGCtgttctaattaattaattaatttagttaattattcatgtatttatttatgttgttattaatgtatttatttaggtAGGTAgttatgaatttatttatttatttatttatttaggcacATATGTGACAAGCTAGTGACCTGGGATCTAAATGTACAGTTGGGCTTCTGTGCAGCTTAACCCCCTCTGCTCTCCAGGTGCCACAGTGAGGGGCTACCCACCCCTCTGGGCACGTTTGCCCACTGTCCCGCTGTgcgtgtatatatgtgtgtttacactgcaccgctttgttaaatgcagaggctgaCTTCGATCTGTGTCCAGCACAAATGGTTGTCTTTGAGCATGTCTGACAGTTTGACCGTCATCTTGTTTCGTTCTATTCAATTTTAGAGAGGAGATGTACTACAAGGCCATTCACGGAACAGCAGTCATATTCCTGCAGAACAACGCTGGCTTTGCCAAGTGGGAGCCCACCACAGAGAGGATTCAAGAGCTTCTGGCGGCCTATAAGATGTCTGGACGCTCGCTGTCATCTCCTGGGCCTTCCTCCGCCAGTGCCGGAGACAGAGACTCCAAATCAGGCCAGGAGCGTTCGACAAGCCTGGACGCCCCAGGAAGCCGAGACAACAGCAGTCCTGTTGACAAGACTGCACCAGAAACGGcaaacatttaaatgtgtgtgtgtgtgtgtgtgtgtgtctgtgtgagtggcTTTGAAAGAGTGCTGTTGGGTTGAGACTGACTCTCTGCATGTTAAGTTGCTTCATGAGAGAGAACGAAGGAGAACGAGAGCTGGAGCGAGAGACTCGTACTTACTTACTTTTCTCTGCCTCAACTATTTAAAGAGTTCTTCtgggtttttattattaatgttgtcATAGTTATTGAGGGGTTTTgtgttatctttttttttctttttaattgatGTAGTGATTTGTTTGGTCACTAATTATTACATTTCGTTGTTGTCGTTACCGTTGTCGTCTGTATAAGACGTGGTAATTCTGGTCAAGTCCTTCTTTTCTTTCGGCCTTTTTAACTTTGTGCTTTGTTCCCTGGCAGAGTTGTGGGTCTGTCGGGGGCGAGGATGGAGGGCGCTGCTCTCTGACGTCTTTttgggtgtttgtttgtttgtttgtttttgggtttgtttgttttttcacgGCAACAGAAGGGAGGTGGACCAGCGAGTAGGCAGCTATGTTTATAAGCCTTTAAGATAATGCCCATTACAGAGTAGTTGTAGTAGGCTTTGTGCGTAGTTATTACCTGTGCTAGAGCCAGTTCATTTTACGCTCAAACTTGCTGTAGAAGCTCCTCCGTACGCCCTTGCAAACCCCAGTTGTCCCTTTTGTGAAACGAGGTGTCGGAGGAGAATCGAACTTGAGGCTTGGTCTGCGTGGTTCC from Salminus brasiliensis chromosome 7, fSalBra1.hap2, whole genome shotgun sequence encodes:
- the pcif1 gene encoding mRNA (2'-O-methyladenosine-N(6)-)-methyltransferase translates to MTSENHGTGKGDSGMVMSPTGSSSQAAPLTPSTSKPIQELPDELIQAGWAKCWSKRENRPYYFNRFTNQSLWEMPVLGQHDVISDPLGLNAAPASGEGAGDGGLGNGQRKRRPSEEAIQGGPNSFKRPRVEMPVTPTTPTIPISPSTPGAKPWNSTSDDKQGQPSTPAPAPYRPSVIYWDLDVQTNAVIKERTPYDYLPPHPEIELQRAQLTTKLRQHYHELCSQREGIEPPRESFNRWLLERKVVDKGVDPLLPSECDPAVSPSMFREVMNDIPIRLSRIKYKEEARKLLFKYAEAAKKMIESRNATPDSRKVVKWNVEDTMNWLRRDHSASKEDYMDRLEHLRKQCGPHVTAVAKDSVEGICSKIYHISAEYVRRIRQAHLNLLKECNIAVDGVENTEVQDRLVYCYPVRLSIASPPQPRVELHFENDVACLRYKGEMVKVSRGHFNKLELLYRYSCIDDPRFEKFLSRVWCLIKRYQVMFGSGVNEGTGLQGALPVPVFEALNKQFGVSFECFASPLNCYFKQFCSAFPDIDGFFGSRGPFLSFTPVSGSFEANPPFCEEFMDAMVTHFEDLLENSSEPLSFIIFVPEWRDPPTPALTRMESSRFRRHQMTVPAFEHEYRSGSQHICKREEMYYKAIHGTAVIFLQNNAGFAKWEPTTERIQELLAAYKMSGRSLSSPGPSSASAGDRDSKSGQERSTSLDAPGSRDNSSPVDKTAPETANI